A single genomic interval of Malania oleifera isolate guangnan ecotype guangnan chromosome 13, ASM2987363v1, whole genome shotgun sequence harbors:
- the LOC131145399 gene encoding rust resistance kinase Lr10-like: protein MGRHFLALDILYLSLFIFFAGLTKTQHYDDCKPSTCGDHGPEIRFPFRLKNRRQPEHCAYPRRDFALSCTNQGDTLLELRLPGVLPIDIIKLVVKEIDYGSQIIHVSDPNDCLPKQLPYLNFSASPFQSFYQHDTYNFSLFNCSYSADRDSMSFYLISCLSTSSHQVYALYSDRYGEELPLLSCKKTGSILGVTYSIFNPQYLLALQWSNPDCRKCEASGKRCRLNDSSIEEPQIQCSDIPKPHYHNKGAAAKLQTAGIVPGSFLLLLIVIGLYYVYSIDKTEREHRAKIEIFLEDYRALKPSRYSYVDIKRITNQFRDKLGQGGYGTVFKGKLSNEILVAVKILNVTKGNGEEFINEVGTMGRIHHVNVVRLVGFCADGFRRALVYEFLVNDSLEKLIFSERNKRSLGWKKLKDIALSIAKGIEYLHHGCDQRILHFDIKPHNVLLDDNFNPKISDFGLAKLCSKEQSAISMTTASLRGTVGYIAPEVFSRNFGNVSYKSDVYSFGMLLLDMVEGRKTTIENSSQGYFPDWIYHRLERGEAIGSGIDNGGDANIATQLTIVGLWCIQWYPVNRPSMKAVIQMLEGEGGDLDMPPNPFGSTNPVTTSTAKLGRTFNTQLAIISETEPEN, encoded by the exons ATGGGCAGGCACTTCCTTGCTCTTGACATCTTATACTTGTCCCTCTTCATCTTCTTCGCAGGGTTAACCAAAACCCAACATTACGACGATTGCAAACCATCAACTTGCGGAGACCATGGCCCAGAAATCCGATTTCCTTTCCGGCTCAAGAACCGCCGGCAGCCAGAGCACTGCGCCTATCCGCGTCGCGACTTTGCTCTGTCCTGCACCAACCAAGGCGACACCCTGCTCGAGCTCCGCTTACCGGGGGTATTGCCTATTGATATTATAAAGTTGGTAGTGAAGGAAATTGATTATGGATCTCAGATAATTCATGTTTCTGACCCAAATGATTGCCTTCCAAAGCAGCTCCCATACCTCAACTTCTCTGCATCTCCCTTCCAATCTTTTTACCAACATGACACGTATAACTTTAGTTTATTCAATTGCTCGTATTCCGCGGATAGAGATTCAATGTCATTCTATCTCATTTCATGCCTTAGCACCTCGTCCCACCAAGTTTATGCCCTCTATTCTGACCGATATGGTGAAGAACTGCCCCTATTGTCTTGCAAAAAGACTGGTAGCATTCTTGGAGTAACTTATAGTATATTCAATCCGCAGTACCTCCTTGCTCTTCAATGGTCTAACCCAGATTGCAGAAAATGCGAAGCATCAGGTAAGAGATGCAGATTGAATGACTCCAGCATTGAAGAACCACAAATTCAATGTTCTGATATCCCCAAACCCCATTATCACAACAAAG GTGCAGCTGCAAAGCTACAGACCGCAG GTATAGTCCCAGGCTCATTTCTCCTTTTACTGATAGTAATTGGGCTATACTATGTCTATAGCATAGATAAAACAGAAAGAGAGCACCGAGCCAAGATTGAAATTTTTTTGGAGGATTATAGGGCTCTTAAGCCCTCACGGTACTCGTATGTGGATATCAAGCGGATTACAAATCAGTTTAGGGACAAGCTGGGCCAAGGAGGTTATGGAACTGTGTTCAAGGGAAAACTTTCCAATGAAATCCTTGTTGCTGTAAAGATCCTCAATGTTACCAAGGGAAATGGTGAAGAGTTCATCAATGAGGTGGGAACCATGGGAAGAATCCACCATGTAAACGTGGTTCGCTTGGTTGGTTTTTGTGCAGATGGATTTAGAAGGGCTCTTgtttacgagttcttagtgaacGATTCGCTTGAGAAACTCATATTTTCGGAAAGAAATAAGAGATCTCTTGGTTGGAAGAAGCTTAAAGACATTGCTCTCAGTATAGCCAAAGGAATTGAATATCTGCATCATGGGTGCGACCAAAGAATCCTCCACTTCGACATCAAGCCCCATAATGTCTTGTTGGACGACAACTTCAATCCGAAGATATCTGATTTTGGTTTGGCTAAGCTTTGCTCAAAGGAACAAAGTGCTATATCTATGACTACTGCTAGTCTTAGAGGGACTGTGGGCTATATTGCTCCTGAAGTGTTCTCTAGGAACTTTGGGAATGTATCGTACAAATCAGATGTGTATAGTTTCGGAATGTTGTTGCTTGATATGGTTGAAGGGAGGAAAACTACAATAGAGAACAGTAGCCAGGGGTACTTCCCAGATTGGATTTATCATCGTTTGGAACGAGGAGAAGCTATAGGAAGTGGAATCGACAATGGTGGAGATGCAAATATCGCAACACAGCTAACAATTGTAGGTCTTTGGTGCATTCAGTGGTATCCAGTGAACCGACCATCAATGAAAGCTGTGATTCAAATGCTGGAAGGAGAAGGAGGTGATCTGGACATGCCACCAAATCCTTTTGGCTCGACAAATCCAGTGACAACAAGCACAGCCAAGCTTGGAAGAACATTCAACACACAGCTAGCAATCATTTCAGAAACAGAACCAGAGAATTGA